The Thermococcus henrietii genome segment ATCCGGTAGATGCCCCTCTTTTCCTTTCCTACCACTGGAACCTCTCTCCTCACGAAGCCCAGCCGGATTAGGGTTTCGAGGTAGGGGTATATCCTCCGCCCCTCGATGCCGAGGCTGTTTGCTATCTCTGTCGGCCGGTGTTTCCCACCCGCTATTGTCGCGAGAATCGAAAAGTAAACCTTAAGCTCCCTCAACTCTCCTGCGAGGACTATGTAAGGCTCGTCATAGAAATAGCCGAGGGGGGAGAGAAACTCCTCTTCCACAAGCTCTTCAATGCTCCGTTTCCTCGATGCTATGGCGAGGTAAGCAGGAACGCCCCCAAGGAGGAGGTAGGCCCTGAGTCCGTAATCCCAATCACCGAAGAACTCAATGGAGTGCCTGAAATTCAACGGTTTCAGCATGAAGCCCGCGGTTCTTCTGCCGTAGAGGGGCGAAGAATAGCTTAAAACCTCATCTCGCATCATTCCGAGGAGCGAGCCGGAGAGAACAAGCATTACTGGTCTCCGCGAGAGCTCATGGTCCCACGCCCTCTGAAGGGCACTCAGGATTTCTCTGTCGGATTTAACCGCGTACGTAAATTCATCAAGGATTACCGCCGTTCGTTCGTTTATCTTGGAGGCGAGGTACTTGAAGAGCGGGAACCAGTCCGAGAAGCTGAGGAACAGTTCATCCCCGAAAAACTCCGCGAGTTCCTTCCTGAGGGCCTCTATCTGCCCCTCTTTAGTGCCCTCAGTAAACGTATGGAAAAATACCTTCTTCCCCTTTGCAAACTCACTCAGAAGCCTTGTTTTCCCAACTCTCCTTCTGCCGTACACCACGACAAAGGACGGCGTGTTTTCCCATTCCCTCTCCAGCAGGTCCAGTTCGTCTTTCCTGTCAATGAATTTACCAATCATGATTAGTACTAATCATGATTAGTATTTAAGACTTCTGGTTAAATCCCAGCCTCTTCTTTACCTCCTCAGCACTCACCCTGACCAGCAAGTCCTTCTCCCTGCTCGTCTCCCCGCGAACCAGCTCGACTTCAGCCCCAAGGACCTTTGAGAGGAACTTAACCAGCTCCTTGTTTGCCTTCCCTCCAACGGGCGGCGCCTTCACCCTGACCTTCAATCTCCCACGCCACTCGTCGATTCCCTCAATCTCGTTTTTCTTTGCCTTCGGCTGGACGTAAACGAGAAGGAGCGTCCCGTCTTTAGTCTCCTTCAAGAACTCCGCGCTCATCTTAACACCTCCCCGTACTTCCACACGATTTCGGGTGGAAACTCACCGCGCTCGGCCTTTTTGAGTATCTCCCTCGCGACGGAGTAAGCGAAATCGAAAGTCTCTCTGTCAATCAGCCCGTAGTTGAGGGCCATCTCAAGTTCGTCCTCGTCGAGGAGGAACGCTCCCCCGTCCGGGAAGATGAATATGTCAAGGAAGAGGTCGAGCATCTCTAAGGTGTTCCCATTGCGCTTTGTGTAGGCGAGAACATCAACGTAGAGCCCCTTGAAGTTGCCCCGCCCATCATAGACCTTTAAGAGGTCGTAGTTCTTTCCGATGAAGGCAAAGTAGAGCATGGTGTAGCCGTTTTTAATGACTTCCACGCCGTTCACCCTCAGCGGGGCGAGCATTCCCTCGAACTTGGCTTTGGCGACGATTACGTCTCCTAAATCGGCTACAACCTCATCGTCCCGTTCGAGAACCCTGTTTGGAATCCGCCGGTAGATTAGGTGGATTTTCATGTCTCCCACCAGAAAGAGTGTAAGAAACGGGGACTCACTCCCCGAAAATCAGTTCCCTGAGCTTTGACGGTAGCTCCTCGATGCTCACCCTTACCTGTTCCCTCGTGTCGCGGTCGCGAATCGTCACCGTGTTGTCCTCGGGCGTCTGGTTGTCAATGGTCACGCAGTAAGGCGTTCCAATCTCGTCGTAGCGGAGGTAGCGCTTTCCAATTGTGTCCTTCTCGTCGTAGACGACTATGAATCCCGCCTTCTGGAGCTTCCTGAAGACGTTGTATGCAATGCCCTTAAGCGGTTCCTTGGCGACGAGCGGGAGGACAGCAACTTCAATCGGCGCCATGTCCTTCTTGAGCTTTAGATAAGTCCTGTCCTCCTCGATGACGAGGCTGTTCTCAAGAAGCAGGTAGAAGGGGCGGTCTATTCCGAAACTCGGCTCGAGGACGTGTGGGACTATTTTCTCGCCGGTAATCTTTTCCTCGACTTCCCTTATTATGAAGTCGTCCCTCTCCAGCTCGTAGCCCTCTATCGTGATTTTGCCCTCTTTCTCAAGGAGCTCAACCAGCTCGCGCTTTTTCTCCTCGTTCCAGCCCTTGATGAGCTCGTTTATCCTCTTGGCGTCTTTCCTCAGCTTTGGACCAACACGCTTGAGGTTGAGGGAAACCTCCAGCTTTCTCACGATTTTCGGCTCGTCGTAGTGGATGAGCACCGTAAGGTCGGCCCCGCTCTCGCGCATGTGCCGGCTCAGGTCGTAGTCTCCCCTGTTCGCTATTCCAACGCATTCCACCCAGCCGAAGCGCTCGCTGTGGATTTCCGCGTCCCAGGTGTCGCGCGAGTAGTGGGCGCGCTCCTCGGGGAGCTGCTGGCGGAAGCGTATCTTGTCCTCGGGAATGCCGATGTCGAGGAGGGTTCTCTTGACCATGACCATGTAGTAGGCGAAGAAGGTGTTCATCACGTAGCCCCGCTTTACAGCCTCCTCGGCGGTGAGCTCAATCTCGCCAAGGCCCTTGAGCTGGTGCTCTATCGGGTAGAGCCTCAAAACCTCGTCCTTGACCTCGTCGAAGTGCGGGTGTTCGGTTTCCTTCGGGTTGAAGAATATCTCGGCCTCTGCCTGCGTGAACTCCCTGAGCCTTAACATCCCCTGCCTTGGTGAAATCTCGTTTCTATAGGCCTTCCCAATCTGGAAGACGCCGAAGGGGAGCTTGTTCCTTGCGAAGGCGTTCAACCTCTTGAAGTTCACGAATATGCCCTGGGCCGTCTCGGGCCTCAGGTAGCCTTTCTGGTCGCCGTAGGGGCCGATTTTCGTCTCGAACATGAGGTTGAAGTACCACACATCGGACAGCTCGCCGCCGCACTCCGGACAGCGAATATCGTGCTCCCTGATGAGCTTTGTGAGTTCTTCAGCAGATAATCCCTCGACGTCGGTTCCAAGGGCTTCCTCGACGAGGTGGTCGGCCCTGAAGCGGGCACCGCACTTCTTACACTCGACGAGCGGGTCGACGAACTTCTCAACGTGTCCGCTCGCTATGAAGACCTTCTCGGGCGTTATGTCAGGAGTTTCAAGCTCGAAAAAGCCCTCCCTCTGGAAGGCCTCCCTTATCTTCCGCTCTATCTTCCTCTTTATCGTCGCGCCGAGCGGGCCGTAGTCGTAGAATCCGCGTGAACCTCCGTAGATTTCAAAGCTGCCCCACGCGAAGCCTCGCCTCCTCATCAAATCCTGAAGAATCTCGTACTTGTCGGGCTTCTCTCCCATGCTCTATCACCTGAGAGTTGAGCGGGCGAATTTCATAAAAATGTTTTGGGGCCCAATTTGGAACTCTGACGAAGCCCAAAAACGGAAAGAGTTATAAACCGTTCCCGTCGTTTAGGCTATGAGCTTTGATTGTTTGGAGGTGCGTGAAAATGGCGGAAAGACCACTCGATGTTATTCACAGGTCCCTTGATAAGGACGTCCTCGTGCTCCTCAAGAGGGGTGGCGAGTTCAGGGGAAGGCTCATCGGTTACGACATCCACCTGAACGTCGTCCTCGCCGACGCCTCGCTCATGCAGGACGGCGAGGAGGTTAAGAAGTACGGTAAAATTGTCATCAGGGGAGACAATGTCCTGGCCATCTCCCCGGTCGAGATAGAGTGAGCTTAGTGGGGTGATACCATGGGAGCCGGAACCGCGCCGAAGGGCAAGCGCAATAGGACCCCTACCCACATCAGGTGCAGGCGCTGTGGTAGGAGGGCCTTCAACGTCAAGAAGGGCTACTGCGCCGCCTGTGGCTTCGGCAGGAGCAGGAGAATGAGGAAGTACAGCTGGAGCCACAAGTGGAAGAAGAAGAGGAACCTCTCCTACTGAACCCTTTTCTTTTGTTTCCCCGTGTTCTATTCTGTTCATTCGTTCACGAGACCGCAACCCTTATTAACTAAAACGCTCCTTTGTTCGTTTAGAGGGGCGTCTTAATGATACTCCGTAACGAGACCCAGCGCAGGATATGGCAGCTCGCGTGGCCCGCTATTATCGCCAACATCTCCCAGACCCTTCTCAACTTAGTGGACACGCTCATGGTCGGCCACGTGAGCGCCCTGGCAATAGCCGCGGTGGGTCTCGGTGGGCAGGTAAGCTGGTTCATGTTCCCAATAATGATGTCGGTCTCCGTCGGAACCCTCGCCCTCGTTGCTAGGGCCGTGGGTGCAAAGGAGTTCAAACGGGCGGAGCTCGTTCTCGAACAGAGCCTCTACCTGGCTTTTCTCCTCGGAATTCCCGTCCTGCTTTTCGGCTGGTTCTTCGGCGACGACGTGCTGAGGATTATGGGCGCAAAGGGAGAGCTTTTGAGCCTCGCCTACGCCTACCTCAAGGTCGTTTTCCTTTTCTATCCCGTCCGCTTCGTGGTCTTTACGATAAACTCGGCCCTCAGGGGAGCCGGCGATACAAAGACTCCGATGAAGGTAGGAATCCTTATGAACGTCATGAACGCGCTCTTTGACTACCTTCTAATCTACGGGAAGCTCGGCTTTCCGAGGCTCGGAGCCGTTGGAGCGGCGTGGGCATCTGGAATAGGCATAAGCTCGGCGCTCGTTGTTCTCCTTGTTCTTCTGTTCTCGAACAGGCTCATCCTTAAGTTTGAGCCGAGCTGGCGCTTCAAATGGGACATCGTGGAGAGAATCGTCCGCATAGGCACACCGACGCTCGTTGAGAGGAGCCTCTTCAGCTTCTACAACTTCCTCTACATGAGCATAGTCACCCGCTTCGGCGACGTGGCTTTAGCGGCACACCAGATAGGCCTCAGGATTGAGAGCATCGCCTACATGCCGGCCTTCGGCTTCAACGTCGCAACATCGGCCCTGGTCGGCCAGAACCTTGGCGCCGGAAAGCCGGAGGAGGCCGAGAGGACGGTTTATGAAGCTATGAAGATGGCAGGCCTCTTCATGGGCGTCATGGGCGCGGTGCTAATCCTCTTCCCGCGCTACCTCGTCATGCCCTTCCTCAACCCGAACGACCCGAACTACGCCGAGGTCCTCCACCTCGCGAGCATCTACCTCATAATCGTTGGCGTGAGCGAGGTTCCCCTCGCGTGGGTCTTCGTTCTCAGCGGAGCTCTAAGGGGAGCCGGAGATACGAAGAGCCCGATGTACGTAACCGCGATAAGCAAGCTCCTGTTTCGGATTATTCCGGCATACCTTCTCGGCTTTGGGTTTTCAATTCCGAGCTTTCACGTTCTCGGCTTCACGTTCCCGGGCTTTACCTTCGAGGGTCTCGGCGTCATAGCGGCGTGGATTGCGATGAGCCTCGAGACCTTCACGAGCGCCGGAATGTACTGGTGGATTTTCAAGAAGGGCAAGTGGAAGCACGTGAAGGTGTGACGGGAATGTTTATATCCCCGTAATGAGTTTCTGTAAACGGTGGTTGTATGGCGGTCATAAGCGTCCGCGTTCCCGACGAGCTTAAGGAGAAGATGAAGAAGTACGACATCAACTGGAGCGAGGAGATACGGCGGTTCATAGAACTCAAGGTAAGGGAAATTGACAGGGAAAAACTGCTGGACGAGATAGATTCGTTCCTTGAGAACGTGCCCGAATTGCCCAAGGGAAAAGCGACAAAGCTCGTGAGGGATGACCGTGATAGTAATTGACACCTCGGCCCTCGTCAAGTACCTCCTCAAAGAGGAGGGCTGGAGGAAGGTTTCCGCTTTCCTGAGGAAGAATCGAGAAATCACCTCTCTGGAGCTTGCCTTAATTGAAGGGGCAAACGCCGTCTGGAAGCGCTACCGCCTGTACAGGGACATAAACTTTGAAACCGCCCAGAGGTTGCTGGACTACCTTCACGCGACGAGGGAGATTCTCATTTATGAGAATCCCATTGAATACCTTCCTGAGGGCGAGAAAGTTGCTCTTGAAAACGGCATACCCATCTACGACGCCCTCTACATCGCCCAAGCCCTCAAGTACGGAAAGCTTGCGACGCCCGATGAGAAACAGGGAAAAATAGCGGAAAAGCTCGGCGTTGAGGTGGTTTACCTTTAAAGCGCCGAGACGTGGAAGATTGCCTCCATGGCCCTTCCGAAGAGGTAGCTCAGGAACGCCGCGCCGAGGCCAGTAGTTACCATCTCCGCGACCTTCTTCTTGACCGATATTCCCGAGAGGAGCGAAATCAGCGTCGCCACTATCGCGAGAGCCGAACCCGCGAAGAGCACCGAGAAGGCGAGCGCCGTGAGTGAGTTCGAGGCCAGGAAGTAGGGAGTAACCGGGAAGACGACGCCGAGAAGGTACGATAAGCCCGTGTACAACGCGGCGCGAACCTCGTTCTCCTCGGCCTCGGGAAGGAGGAGCTTTTTAACGGCATCGGGGTTGTCCTTGAGCTTCTCCGCTATCTCCTTCGCCATGTCCTTGGGCATTCCACCCTCTACCAGCTTTTCCCTGAGTTCTTCGGCCGTTTTCTCGGGTGAGACCTCGAAGAGGACCTCGGTCCTCGAGCGGATTGATTCCTTGACCTGCCTCTGCGAGCGGACCGAGACGAAGGTGCCTATCGCCATCGAGAGCGCGCCGGCAACTCCGACGATGAGACCGCTTATCCCGACGAGCTGGGGGTTGTTCGGGTAAACCGCCGAGAGGCCCGTAACCGCTCCGAGTATCTCGACGAGGCCGTCGTTCATTCCGAGGACGAGGTCCCTGATGTTCTCCACGTGGAAGGCCTTCTCCTCCTCGCGGAAGAACTTCTCGTGCTCTATCTCGTCGAGGATTACCCTCCTCAGGGTTTCGCGCTCCTCATCGCTCATCTCGCGGGCGTATTCGTTGAGGAAGCGGAAGTACTTCTCTATCGCGCTGTTCTCGCCCATCTCAAGGAGAGACGCCACCGAACCCGGCCCAAGGAACTTCCGAAGGAGCTTAACGCTCCATACAGTCAGGCGGTTCACCCTCGGCCTCGGCGGTTTCTCGTTCCTCCTCTCGAGGAAGGACTTCCAGAACTCGGCGTGCCAGCGCTCAAGCTCGGCCAGACGCTTGAACTCCGCCATTATATTCTCGTCCTTTTCCCACTCGGCGAGCCTCTCGTACAGCTCCGCGTCTGCCCACTCGTCGAGGTAGAAGCGCCTTGCGAGCTTAATCGCCTCTGAGGACATCGAGCACCACCTCGAAGGGGGCATCGGTTTTTACCGCGGTTGGCGAGAAGTGCGTCCTGCTCGCCCTGTATCCGAGTTTCTCAAGCCTCTCGATTACCTCGCTCACCTTCCTCACTTCCAGGCCGTTCCTCCGCGCGAGGGCGTGGGTGTCGTAGTGGAACGGAACGTCGAGTTCGCTCGCGAGTAGCTCCACAAAGGACCTCGTTTTCTTATGAGCCGGTTTAAAGGTCTCAAGCTCTTTTGAAAGCCTTTCCATGAACTCCGAATCCTTCAGCGGGCCGAGCCACATCGGGCCGAAGGCCTTAGGCTTCTCCGGGAGGAAAGCTTTCTCGTAGGTGGACCTTCCGTCCTCATCTTGCCAGAGGTAGCCGAGCTGGGCGAGGCTCTTCTCGGCCTTCTTCGCCCCGCTCTTAAACCGGAGGAACGCCCTGAAGTAGTGGTCGCGGTAGTAAGCCAGGAGAACTTCAACTCCAAGGTCGTACTTTGCAGAGTATCTAACCACGGTTCCGATGAGGATTCTCAAACCGGCCTCGTGGCACAGCTCTCCCCGTATCGGCCTCGCGAGGTAGTTCTTCACGCAGGCCCTCGCGTAGGCCCCGCAGAGAACTCCGGTATCCGTTGCCGTAACGGCCAGAACGCCTTTCCTCTTCACGCTCCTTAGAGCGGTGTCGAGGAACTCCATCGGCGAGCCGAAGGGGTCCAAATCAACCAGGTCGAAGTAGCGGAAGTTCTCCGCCATCAGCCTGTTGGCGTCGCCCTTGTTTATGACTATTAGCTTCTCGCCCCAGAGGTAGGAGCGGTCGCCCTCTTCGTAGAGTTCCCCCTCGAAGTTGAGGGCGACGTTCCGCTTCATCAGGCTGTAGGCTTCGTCGCTTATGTCGTTGAGCCAGACCTCCTCCGCTGGACTTTCGAGGGCGTAGCGGATTCCCCTTATTCCAGTCGCCGAGAGCGCGTCAAGAACCCTCTTGGGTTCAAGAGCACGGGCGACGAGGACGCTTATATCCCTGTTGAGCGCCATCACGGGGTTGTAGAAGACCGGTGCGTCGTAAATTCGTTCGGCCTTCGGTACGAGGAACCTCGCGGAACCTTCACTGACCTCAATCAGCTCCATTTTCCCACCCGTAAAGAAAAGGGTTGAGGGGCTTTAAAGGTTTAGAGAATCTCGACGATGTCTCCAAGGGCCTGCCCCGGAAGACCGGGCTTGAAGACGGCCTTGACCTCACCGCGGTTGCCGTGGGTCTTGATGACCCTGCCGAACATCTTCCTACCGGTCGGGGTCCTCCAGACGACCTTCCTGCCGATGAGCTGGGCCGCGCTTCCCCTGTCGTCGATTCCGATGGGCTTGAGAATCATTCTGTGGTTGTCCTGGTGCTCGTGAGAACCCGCGTAGGAGAGGACGACAGCCTTCACCCTCGCCATCGCCCTCACCCGGCCTTGATTTAGGGGCTGGATTTTTAAGTTTTATCGCCCAGGAACTCGCTTAGGCCATCGTCTATCTCGAGAACCTCTCGGATGGATTTTATCTTCACGAAGTTCACCCGGTCAAAGAGGAGCGGAACGTCGCTCTTGTAAGGTGAGGCCTTCTGAACGAGGAGCGTGTTCTCGTCGAGGACGTAGGTGAAGCGCGACGGGCTGTCGTCAACCCACACGAAGGGCTCATCCGGGTAGAGCTCCCTCAGCGTCTGGAACTTCTTGAGCATGTCCTTCGTCCCCTTGAAAGTTATGACCTCGTCGAACTCGTCGTACCAGTTGGTCTTCTTCATGAAGATGACCTTTCCGCCCGGATAAGTGTGCTCGCCCGAGAAGCTTATTACCTTCCGTCCCCGCTTTCTGAGCTCCCTCACAACCTCACGGGCGAAGGGGAAGTCCTTGATGTACTTGGGCATGAGCTTGTAGTACTCGTGGATTGTCCCCTGAGCCACGAGCTCGTGTATGACGCCGAGGTGGCCGTAGGTGAGCTTGCCCTTGATAAAGAGGAACAGCGCCTTGTAATACTCGTCGTAGAGGTCGCTCTCAATCACCGCAGGAATCGTCTTCTCGATGGCTATCCTCAACGCCTTCTCCACCGCGCCGGTGCTGTCAACGAGCGTTCCGTCGAAGTCGAAGAGGTAAACCGTCACGCTTAACACCTGTTCGGGGTTTCGCCCCGGAGTTTATATTCCTTCCGAAACCGTTTTATCCTGCCCGGCCAACTTCACCCGGTGGTGGTCATGAGAATCGAAAGGCTCAGGGAATACATAGCCGAAAAGGAACTGGACGGCGTAATAATAACCCATAAGCCGAACCTCTACTACTTCACGGGCTCTGCCCCCGTTCTCGGCGGCTACCTGCTCGTAACGGCTGACGAGGCGCTCTTCCTCGTTCCCCAGCTTGAGTATGAGGAAGCCAAAGAAACCTCGCGCGTTCCCGTTGAGGCCTTCAAGCGCGGGCCAGAGCTCTTCGAGAGGCTCAAGTCCTTCAAGCTGAGGAAGCTCGGAATCGAGGGAAGAACTGCCTACTCAACCGTCCAGAGCTACCGCGAGAAGCTCGGAGCTGAAGAGTTCGTGACCGTTGATGACGTCATAAAGGAGCTGAGAATGGTTAAAACGAAGGAAGAACTTGAGGTCATCCAGGCTGCGTGCGAGATAGCGGACCAGGCGATGCTCGTTGCCATAGAGGAGATAAGCGAGGGCAAGCGCGAGAGGGAAATAGCCGCCAAGATGGAGTACGTCATGAAGATGAACGGCGCTGAGAAGCCGGCCTTTGATACGATAATCGCGAGTGGCTGGCGCTCGGCCCTTCCCCACGGTGTCGCGAGCGACAAGAGAATCGAGCGGGGTGAGTTCGTCGTTATAGACGAGGGCGCCCTCTACAGGCACTACAACTCCGACACGACGAGGACCATCGTGGTCGGCAGTCCCAACGAGAAGCAGAAGGACATCTATCAGGCGGTTCTCGAGGCCCAGATGAAGGGCGTTGAGATGGCGAGGCCGGGAATAACCGCGAAGGAGCTCGACACAATCGTTAGGGACGTCATCAGGGAGTACGGCTACGGCGACTACTTCATCCACTCCACCGGCCACGGCGTCGGCCTTGAGATACACGAGTGGCCCGGCGTGAACCAGAGCGACGAGACCGTCCTCAAGCCCGGTATGGTCGTCACCGTCGAGCCGGGCATCTACATTCCCAAGTTCGGTGGGGTAAGGATAGAGGACACGATAGTCATAACCGAAAACGGGGCCAAGAGGCTGACGAGGACGGAGAGGGAGCTAATCTAAGCCTCCCCTATCATCGCCATTATCTTTCTGTGCAGGGCCTTAATCAGCTCTCTTCTATCTTCCATCAGAACCACGTCGCTCGAGCCAATAGCTTCCAGATTGAAGGCGAAGGGACTCGGAACGGCGTTCCTCTGGAAGACCACCCTTATCTTCCCCTCGCGAACCCAGCTCAGGAACAGTTCCGCGTTTTCCACGTCCATCTTGTCCTCCATAATCTCGCGGTAGACCTCCTTCAGGAGCGGGAAGTCGGGATAGTTCTCCTTGAGCACCTTGAGTAGCGAGACCGCCATGACCTGCTGCCTGCCGAGCCTCTTGCTCCTC includes the following:
- the pepQ gene encoding Xaa-Pro dipeptidase PepQ; this translates as MVMRIERLREYIAEKELDGVIITHKPNLYYFTGSAPVLGGYLLVTADEALFLVPQLEYEEAKETSRVPVEAFKRGPELFERLKSFKLRKLGIEGRTAYSTVQSYREKLGAEEFVTVDDVIKELRMVKTKEELEVIQAACEIADQAMLVAIEEISEGKREREIAAKMEYVMKMNGAEKPAFDTIIASGWRSALPHGVASDKRIERGEFVVIDEGALYRHYNSDTTRTIVVGSPNEKQKDIYQAVLEAQMKGVEMARPGITAKELDTIVRDVIREYGYGDYFIHSTGHGVGLEIHEWPGVNQSDETVLKPGMVVTVEPGIYIPKFGGVRIEDTIVITENGAKRLTRTERELI
- a CDS encoding MATE family efflux transporter, giving the protein MILRNETQRRIWQLAWPAIIANISQTLLNLVDTLMVGHVSALAIAAVGLGGQVSWFMFPIMMSVSVGTLALVARAVGAKEFKRAELVLEQSLYLAFLLGIPVLLFGWFFGDDVLRIMGAKGELLSLAYAYLKVVFLFYPVRFVVFTINSALRGAGDTKTPMKVGILMNVMNALFDYLLIYGKLGFPRLGAVGAAWASGIGISSALVVLLVLLFSNRLILKFEPSWRFKWDIVERIVRIGTPTLVERSLFSFYNFLYMSIVTRFGDVALAAHQIGLRIESIAYMPAFGFNVATSALVGQNLGAGKPEEAERTVYEAMKMAGLFMGVMGAVLILFPRYLVMPFLNPNDPNYAEVLHLASIYLIIVGVSEVPLAWVFVLSGALRGAGDTKSPMYVTAISKLLFRIIPAYLLGFGFSIPSFHVLGFTFPGFTFEGLGVIAAWIAMSLETFTSAGMYWWIFKKGKWKHVKV
- a CDS encoding HAD family hydrolase codes for the protein MTVYLFDFDGTLVDSTGAVEKALRIAIEKTIPAVIESDLYDEYYKALFLFIKGKLTYGHLGVIHELVAQGTIHEYYKLMPKYIKDFPFAREVVRELRKRGRKVISFSGEHTYPGGKVIFMKKTNWYDEFDEVITFKGTKDMLKKFQTLRELYPDEPFVWVDDSPSRFTYVLDENTLLVQKASPYKSDVPLLFDRVNFVKIKSIREVLEIDDGLSEFLGDKT
- the vapB gene encoding type II toxin-antitoxin system VapB family antitoxin → MAVISVRVPDELKEKMKKYDINWSEEIRRFIELKVREIDREKLLDEIDSFLENVPELPKGKATKLVRDDRDSN
- a CDS encoding tRNA (guanine(10)-N(2))-dimethyltransferase gives rise to the protein MELIEVSEGSARFLVPKAERIYDAPVFYNPVMALNRDISVLVARALEPKRVLDALSATGIRGIRYALESPAEEVWLNDISDEAYSLMKRNVALNFEGELYEEGDRSYLWGEKLIVINKGDANRLMAENFRYFDLVDLDPFGSPMEFLDTALRSVKRKGVLAVTATDTGVLCGAYARACVKNYLARPIRGELCHEAGLRILIGTVVRYSAKYDLGVEVLLAYYRDHYFRAFLRFKSGAKKAEKSLAQLGYLWQDEDGRSTYEKAFLPEKPKAFGPMWLGPLKDSEFMERLSKELETFKPAHKKTRSFVELLASELDVPFHYDTHALARRNGLEVRKVSEVIERLEKLGYRASRTHFSPTAVKTDAPFEVVLDVLRGD
- the glyS gene encoding glycine--tRNA ligase; this encodes MGEKPDKYEILQDLMRRRGFAWGSFEIYGGSRGFYDYGPLGATIKRKIERKIREAFQREGFFELETPDITPEKVFIASGHVEKFVDPLVECKKCGARFRADHLVEEALGTDVEGLSAEELTKLIREHDIRCPECGGELSDVWYFNLMFETKIGPYGDQKGYLRPETAQGIFVNFKRLNAFARNKLPFGVFQIGKAYRNEISPRQGMLRLREFTQAEAEIFFNPKETEHPHFDEVKDEVLRLYPIEHQLKGLGEIELTAEEAVKRGYVMNTFFAYYMVMVKRTLLDIGIPEDKIRFRQQLPEERAHYSRDTWDAEIHSERFGWVECVGIANRGDYDLSRHMRESGADLTVLIHYDEPKIVRKLEVSLNLKRVGPKLRKDAKRINELIKGWNEEKKRELVELLEKEGKITIEGYELERDDFIIREVEEKITGEKIVPHVLEPSFGIDRPFYLLLENSLVIEEDRTYLKLKKDMAPIEVAVLPLVAKEPLKGIAYNVFRKLQKAGFIVVYDEKDTIGKRYLRYDEIGTPYCVTIDNQTPEDNTVTIRDRDTREQVRVSIEELPSKLRELIFGE
- a CDS encoding LSm family protein; its protein translation is MAERPLDVIHRSLDKDVLVLLKRGGEFRGRLIGYDIHLNVVLADASLMQDGEEVKKYGKIVIRGDNVLAISPVEIE
- a CDS encoding type II toxin-antitoxin system VapC family toxin; amino-acid sequence: MTVIVIDTSALVKYLLKEEGWRKVSAFLRKNREITSLELALIEGANAVWKRYRLYRDINFETAQRLLDYLHATREILIYENPIEYLPEGEKVALENGIPIYDALYIAQALKYGKLATPDEKQGKIAEKLGVEVVYL
- a CDS encoding 50S ribosomal protein L37e is translated as MGAGTAPKGKRNRTPTHIRCRRCGRRAFNVKKGYCAACGFGRSRRMRKYSWSHKWKKKRNLSY
- a CDS encoding DUF402 domain-containing protein, with translation MKIHLIYRRIPNRVLERDDEVVADLGDVIVAKAKFEGMLAPLRVNGVEVIKNGYTMLYFAFIGKNYDLLKVYDGRGNFKGLYVDVLAYTKRNGNTLEMLDLFLDIFIFPDGGAFLLDEDELEMALNYGLIDRETFDFAYSVAREILKKAERGEFPPEIVWKYGEVLR
- a CDS encoding 50S ribosomal protein L35ae; its protein translation is MARVKAVVLSYAGSHEHQDNHRMILKPIGIDDRGSAAQLIGRKVVWRTPTGRKMFGRVIKTHGNRGEVKAVFKPGLPGQALGDIVEIL
- a CDS encoding VIT1/CCC1 transporter family protein, yielding MSSEAIKLARRFYLDEWADAELYERLAEWEKDENIMAEFKRLAELERWHAEFWKSFLERRNEKPPRPRVNRLTVWSVKLLRKFLGPGSVASLLEMGENSAIEKYFRFLNEYAREMSDEERETLRRVILDEIEHEKFFREEEKAFHVENIRDLVLGMNDGLVEILGAVTGLSAVYPNNPQLVGISGLIVGVAGALSMAIGTFVSVRSQRQVKESIRSRTEVLFEVSPEKTAEELREKLVEGGMPKDMAKEIAEKLKDNPDAVKKLLLPEAEENEVRAALYTGLSYLLGVVFPVTPYFLASNSLTALAFSVLFAGSALAIVATLISLLSGISVKKKVAEMVTTGLGAAFLSYLFGRAMEAIFHVSAL
- a CDS encoding DUF167 domain-containing protein codes for the protein MSAEFLKETKDGTLLLVYVQPKAKKNEIEGIDEWRGRLKVRVKAPPVGGKANKELVKFLSKVLGAEVELVRGETSREKDLLVRVSAEEVKKRLGFNQKS
- a CDS encoding ATP-binding protein, producing MIGKFIDRKDELDLLEREWENTPSFVVVYGRRRVGKTRLLSEFAKGKKVFFHTFTEGTKEGQIEALRKELAEFFGDELFLSFSDWFPLFKYLASKINERTAVILDEFTYAVKSDREILSALQRAWDHELSRRPVMLVLSGSLLGMMRDEVLSYSSPLYGRRTAGFMLKPLNFRHSIEFFGDWDYGLRAYLLLGGVPAYLAIASRKRSIEELVEEEFLSPLGYFYDEPYIVLAGELRELKVYFSILATIAGGKHRPTEIANSLGIEGRRIYPYLETLIRLGFVRREVPVVGKEKRGIYRINDPFLLTWFSLVYPNRTAIELGLADFESVFENLQRAYSVRFEELAKEFLVELNKARKLPFMFTKIGRWWRKGEEIDLVALNEREKRALFVEVKWKELSERETRGILKDLKRKAELVGLDDWESFYGLVAKRAEGKGEMREGGWLVWDLEDFENTIR